CTTCGCCGCCGCGGCCCTCTGGCCCGCGCTGGTGACCGCTCGCGACCCGCTCGCGATCGACCTCACCCGCGTCCTGGAGCCGCCGTCGTGGCGGCACCCGCTCGGCACCGACCCCTCCGGGCGCGACCTGTACGCGCGGATCGTGCACGGCGCGCGGGATTCGCTGCTGATCGGGGTGGGCGCGACCGCGCTGGGCATGTCGGCGGCGGTGGTGCTGGGCGTGCTCTCCGGGCTGTCCGGGCGATTCCTGGACGGGGCGATCAACCGGTTCATCGAGGTGCTGTTCGCGTTCCCCGTGCTGCTGCTGGCCCTGCTGTTCGTGGCGGTGTTCGGGCCGGGGCCGGTGACGCTCGTCGTCGCGGTCGGCGTCGGCACCGCGCCCGGCTACGCGCGGATGATCCGCGGCCAGGTGCTCGCCGCGCGGGATTCCGGCTACGTCGAGGCCGCGACCGCGTTCGGGCACTCCTACCCGCGCGTGGTCGTCCAGCACATCTTCCCGAACGCGATGCGCCCGCTGGCGGTGGCCACGACGCTGGGCGTCGGCCAGTCGATCGTGTGGGCCTCCGGACTGGCGTTCCTCGGCCTGGGCGCGGCGCCGCCGTCCTCGGAGTGGGGCGCGCTGCTGGACGCGGGCCGCGCCTACATGACCCACGCGTGGTGGCTGGAGGTGTTCCCCGGCGTGGCCGTGGTGGGGCTGGCGCTGTCGGTGACCGCGTTGGGCCGGGCTTTGCAGCGACGACTGGAAGGAACGCACCATGACGGCTGAACCGCTGCTGCGGGTGGAGGACCTGCGAGTCGGCTTCGGCGCGCGCGAGGTCGTGCGCGGGGCGTCGTTCGAGCTGCACGCCGGTCGGTGCCTGGCCGTCGTCGGGGAATCCGGCTCCGGCAAGAGCGTCACCGCGCGCACCCTCGTCGGGCTCACCGGCGCCGGTTCGCACGTGTCGGCGCGGCGCCTCGAATTCGCGGGCACCGACCTGCGCGGGCTCGGCGACCGGCAGTGGCGGCGGATCCGGGGGCGCGACATCGGGTTCGTGCTCCAGGACGCGCTGGTCTCGCTGGACCGCCTGCGTCCCGTGGGCCGCGAAGTCGCCGAAGCCCTGTCGCTGCACGGCCGGGGGAACCGCGCGCAGCGCGCCGAGCGGGTGCACGCGCTGCTGGAGGAGGTGGGCGTGCCGGAACCGCGGGTGCGCGCTCGCCAGCTGCCGCACGAGCTCTCCGGCGGACTGCGGCAGCGGGTGCTCATCGCGCAGGCCATCGCGCTGGATCCGGCGCTGCTCATCGCCGACGAACCGACCACCGCGCTCGACGCGACCGTGCAGGTCCGCATCCTCGACCTGCTCGCGGAGCGCAAGCGCGCGGGGCAGGGCCTCATCCTCGTGAGCCACGACCTCGCGGTGGTGTCCCGGCTGGCCGACGAGGTCGCCGTGATCCGGCAGGGCGAGATCGTCGAGCAGGGTCCGGTCGGCGAGGTGCTGGGAGCTCCCCGCCACGAGTACACCAAGGCGCTGCTGGACGCCGTGCCCTCGAACCACCCGAAGGGCACCTTGCTGTCCCCGCATCCCGACCGACCGGCCGGAACGGTGCTGCCCGACCGCGGCACCACCCGGACGCAGGCCCCGGTGCTGCGCGCCTCGGGTCTGGTCAAGCGCTTCCGCGGCCCCGACCGGCGGGTGCGCACCGCCGTCGACGACGTGTCCTTCGAGCTGCGGGCAGGCGAAACCCTCGGCGTGGTGGGGGAATCCGGCTCCGGCAAGACCACCACCGCCCGGATGGCGCTGGCACTGGAGGCGCCGGACGAGGGCACCGTCGAGCTCCTCGACGGCCCGTGGACGACGCTGAGCCCGCGCCGGCGCAGGCCGCTGCGCAAGCGGATCACCGTGATCTACCAGGACCCGCTGAGCTCCTTCGACCCCCGTTGGAGCGTGGAGCACGTGCTGCGCGACAGCCTCGATCCGGCGGAGTTCAGCACCTCACGCGCTCGCTCGCGACGGGTCGGCGAGCTGCTGGAGCAGGTCGGGCTCGGTGACGAGCACCGGCGGCGGCGACCGCTGCACCTGTCCGGCGGGCAGCGGCAGCGCGTCGCCATCGCCCGCGCGCTCGCGCCCCGGCCATCGGTGATCGTGTGCGACGAACCGGTGTCCGCGCTCGACGTGTCGATCCAGGCCCAAGTGCTCGACCTGCTCACCACCGTGCAGGCCGAACTGGGCGTGGCGTACCTGTTCATCTCGCACGACCTCGGCGTGGTGCACCACATGAGCGATCACGTGCTGGTGATGAAGGACGGCCGCGTCGTCGAGCAGGGCCCGGAAGAGGAGGTCTTCACCGCACCCCGCGACCCGTACACCCGGAGCCTGCTCAACGCGCTCCCCGCCCTCCCCCCGAGACGAGAACCGGCCGTCCTCTGACTCCGCGCGGAGTGCTTCAAGGACGACCCGGCGGCGGTGGAAGCCTGATCGTCGCGTTCGAGCCGTGGCGTCGGCGCCCGCGGGCGCCCGGACGGCACGACCGACCGCTCAGCGCGAGGCGATGCTGCGGAGGCTCGCGAAATCGTTGAGGGGGGCGGGTTTGCCGAACAGGAAGCCCTGGCCCAGGTCGCAGCCGATCCGCTGGAGGATCTCCAGCTGCTCGGCGGTCTCCACGCCCTCGCCGACCACGCTGAGCCCGACGGCGTGCGCCATCGCCACGATGCTCGTCACGATGGCCTGCACGTCCTCCGACTCGCCCAGGTCGGACACGAACGAGCGGTCGATCTTGAGGGTGTCCAGCGGCAACCGCCGCAACTGGGCCAGCGAGGAGTAGCCGGTGCCGAAGTCGTCGATGGCCAGGAACGCGCCCAGCTTGCGCAGGTCGCGCAACGCCCGCACCGCCGAGGTCGCGTCCTGCATCAGCGCGTTCTCGGTGACCTCCAGGCACAGCGCCTCCGGCGGCATCCCCGCGTCGTCGAGCGCGTTGCGCACGATGTCGTGCAACCGCGGAGCACCCAGCTGGCGCGGGGAGAGGTTCGCGTTGATCTGCAGCGCGGCGCCGTGCTCCCGGCGCAGCTCGGCGAACTCCCTCGTGACCGTGCGCAGCATGAACTCGCCGATCTCGTTGATGAGGTCGCTCTCCTCGGCCAGCGGGATGAACTCGGCGGGGGAGATCGAGCCGTGCTCCGGGTGCGTCCAGCGCAGCAGCCCCTCGGCGCCGATCACCTGCTCGGACTTGAGGTCCACCACCGGCTGGTAGGCGACCCACAGCTGCTGCTGCGACACGGCGTGGCGCAGGTCCTGCTCCAGCAGCATGTGCCGCTGCACCCGCTCGCGGAGCTCCACGTCGAAGAACGTGTAGCGCCCGCGCCCCTGCGCCTTCGCCCGGTACATCGCCACGTCGGCGTCGCGCAGCAGGTCCTGGGCGGAGCGGGTGTCACCGGGCCGGGAGACGACGATGCCGATGCTGGCGTCCACGTGCAGCCGGATGCCCTCCACGTGCGTCGGTTCGGTGAGGGTGCGCAGCAGCTGGTCGGCGCGGACGCTCAGCTCCTCCTGGTCGAAGGGGTTCTGGGTGGCGATCACGAACTCGTCGCCGCCGAGCCTGCCCACGAACTCGCGGTCGTCGGTGGCGCGCACCAGCCGCTGCCCGATGTTGCGCAGCACCTCGTCGCCCACGCCGTGGCCGAGCGAATCGTTGACGATCTTGAAGTTGTCCAGGTCCACGAACAGCACCGTCAGCGCCTGCTCGCGGTGCGGGGAGTTCACCGCCGCGTCCAGGTGCCGCAGCACCAGCGTCCGGTTCGCGAGCCCGGTCAGCGGATCGTGGGTGGCCTCGTGCTCCAGCCGTTCGCGAGCGGCCCGGCTCTCGGTGATGTCGCTGAACGACACCAGCACCCGGTACGGCGGCCGGTCGTCCGGGTTCAGCGCCCGCGCAGTCACCGCCAGCCACACGCTCTGCCCGTCGCCGCGCTGCACGCGCAGCACCCGCGAGTTCACCGGCTGCCCGGTGCGCAGCGTGGTCGCCGACGGGCGGGTCTGCTCGGTGACGCGGTCGCCGTTCTCGTCGAACATCGGCCACGCGTCGGCGTTCACCCCGACGATCTCCGTGGGCTGGGCGCCGAGGATGCGCTGGGCCGCCGGGTTCGCCGACTCGACGATCGCCGTCGGGTTGATCACCAGCACGCCCTCGTCGAGCGCGTCGATGACGGTGGCGAAGGTGCGCTCGGCGTGGCGGCGGGCCGTCTCGTCCGCGCACACCAGCACGTAGCCGCCGTCCATCTCCGCGGCCGAGACCCGCACGACCAGCGCGCTGCCGTCGCCGCGGCGGTGCAGCGCTTCGCTGACCCCGCCGGTGGCCAGCAGCTCCGCCGGGCGCAGCGCGGCGCCGACGAGCTCCTCCACGGGCCTGCCCAGCGCGTGCTTCGCGGAGATCCCGTAGACCGCTTCGGCGGCCGGGTTCCAGCTGGTGACCACCGCGTCGTGGTCGATCGCGATGATGGCGTTGCTGACGTGCTGCACCAGCGCCGCCTGGTAGCGCAGGCTCGCCTCGGCCGCCTTCTTGTCGGTGATGTCGCGCAGGATCACCTGCAGCGCGGGGCGGCCCTCCCACGTGGTGAGCACCGAGACGACTTCGACGGGAACCGTGGTGCCGTCGAACCGGTTGAGGTCGGCCTCGGCGGGTTTCGTCCGCGAACCGGGCAGCGTCAGCGAGCGGAGCCGTTCGTTCATCTTCGGCACCGAACGCGTCTCCACGAAGTCGGTGATGGGCCGGCCGATCACGCGTTCGGGGCTGTCGATGCCGAGGATGCTCAGGGTCGCGGAGTTGGCGTAGCGGACCAGGCCGTCCTGGTGCACGCAGATCGCGTCCGGGCTGAGCTCGACCAGCAGCCGGTACCGGTCGGCGAGGTCGGTGAGCGTCTGGCGGTCCTGGTGCACGCGGGTGACGTCGGCGGCCACGCCGATGAGGTGGTCACCGGCGTCGTGGTCGCGGAACCGGCGCGCGTGGAAGTGGATGAACCGGGGCTCGCCCGCGTCGTCATCGCCGAGCGGCTGTTCCAGGTCGAGGTCGTGCCATGCGGCGGAGGCGCGCGCCGAGACCGCCATCGGAGCGATGAGGTCGACCAGGCGGTCGCGCAGCGCTTCGTCGCTCTCTCCGGGAACGCCGAGCAGCGCGTCCATGCCCCGGGTCCAGGTGATGGTGTCGTCCTTGAGGGACAGCGACCAGCGGACCGCGCCGTTGGCGGTCAGTGCGAGGTCCAGGAACTCGCGGTCCAGTTCGGGGCCTATCGAGTGCTCGGCCACTGGGTCAACTTCCATCGAACATCCACGGGACAGATCTGGTGCACGCCATCCGCATTAACGAACCACCACCGTTCACGGCCTTGGCGTTCCGGCGCCGAGCCTTGGAGCGTCCCTTCCTCGCGGTCGGACGGATCGGTATCCGAACGCTCGTAGTTTCCCATGCGTGCTGCTCACGAACCGTCCTGAGTGGCCGGGCGGCCGGGGAGCCCGGCTGATCATAAGCCCGTGCCGTCGCGGCGGCGAACACGGGATGTGATGTCGCGGGATGTGTTCGTAGCGATCTCTTGGACCATTCGCGTGGTAAATCGAGGCTCAAAGCACTATTGGTATCCATTGCTCGCCTTCTCGCTTCACTCTAAAGAGGATTTCGTTGTCGCAGTTCACAGGAATGGGTGACTGCGCGTAGTTCGATCTCGATGTCGGCGACCCGCTTCTCGATCGGGACCGGTGGAAATTCCGCCCGGCTCTCGGCGAGTGATTTCCGGCGCCGTCGAACGCGAATCGCGGCGAACCGACGCGGCGACGCGAAATCGATCGATCACAAAAGCGAGAAAGGGATGAGCGATGATCTCCCAGCACTCTGAAATCGAAATCGGCGGCATCGGTGCCGTGACCGGCTACGGCTGGGGACGCGAGGCCCTGTGGGAGGGGCTGGCGGCCTCCGAGCTCGCCGCCTCGCTCGTCGACGGGCACGGGCCCGATCAGGACCGGCCCGCCTGGGTGGCGCGGGTGCCCGAGGGCGGCGACCCGGCCGACGGGCCGAGCCGCTTCGCCAGGTCGATGCGCGCCGCGGCCCGCGAAGCGATCAGCGACGCCGAGGACCGGGGATGGACACCGGGGCGGCGCGTGGGGCTCCTGCACGCGGTGGTGCTCGGTGAAGTGGACCTGTGGCGGGAGTTCTACCAGGCCCGCGAAGGCCGGGTGACGATCCGCGAGTACCTGGCCCTGATGCCGTCCACGCCCATGTCGACGTTCATGAAGGAGTTCGGCTTCCACGGGCCCGCCATGAACGTCTCCGCGATGTGCGCCTCCGGCAACGCCGGGCTGCTCACCGCGAAGGCCTGGCTGGACGCGGGCATCGTCGACGACGTGGTGTTCGTGGCCACCGACCTGTCGGCGAGCCCGGAGAACCTGCTGCACTTCGAGCGCCTCGGCGTCACGATCACCGACACCGAGCCGCTGGACGCGTGCCGCCCGTTCCAGGAGGGCAGCCGTGGCTTCATCATGGGCGAGGCCTCCGTCGGCATGGTGCTCTCGCGCGGCTTGAGCACCCCGTACGCGCAGGTGCTCGGCGGGGCGATGTCGCACGACGCCCACCACGTCACCTCGATCGAACCGAGCCTGACCGAGGTGACGGGCTGCGTCGCCGACGCCCTGGACAACTCCGGGGTGAAGGGCGGTGACATCCGCTACCTCAACGCGCACGGACCGGGCACCGCGCAGTGCGACCGCGCCGAGGCGCGGTTCTGCGAGGACCTGCTGGCGGCGGAGACCGAGATCTACTCGGTGAAGCCGCTGGTCGGGCACTGCCAGGGCGCCGCGTCGGCGGTCGAGGTCGCCGTCGCCGCGCTCGGCTACCGGCACGGGTTCATCCCGGCCCCGCCACGGCGGGCACCGGGCAACCCGCGGCTGCTAGACGGGCCAACCCCGCTGACCGGAGGGCTCACCTTGAAGTCCTCCATCGGCATGGGCGGCCACAACTCGGCGGTCGTCCTGGCACCCCCGCAGTGAGCAACCCGGCTCCGAGGTGAACAGCGGTGCCCGGAACTCCACCGGAGTTCCGGGCACCCACCGGAGACCAGCCTCGGTTGAGGCTGACGACCGCTCTTGATCTGTGTCCTGTCAGCGGCGGAGCCGCTGAGCAGTGACCACGCACGCAGATGGACCACCCGCGGGTTCTCAGGTGTCTTCTCGCGAGGACAGCTTTTTCCCTCGTGGCGGAGCCACTTGGGAAAAAGATCCCGCAGCGAGAAGACACCTGAGGTTCCGCCACCCGACCCCTACGCAGACCGAGGCCAGAGAGGTCAGTCCCTCACGGAGTCCAGGCTTCGACCTCCGCGAGGAAGGCTGCTTTGCCGTCCTCGTCGAGGAAGGAGGCGCGGAAGGAGTTCGCCGCCAGCGTCCGCAGCTGCTCGGGGGTCAAGCCAAGCTCGCGGCGCACCGCGTCGAAGTTCTCGTCGGCGTAGCCGCCGAAGTAGGCCGGATCGTCGGAGTTCACCGTCACCAGCAGCCCGTGCTCCAGCAGCCGCGGCAAGGTGTGGTGCCCCAGCTCCGCGAACGCTCCCAGCCGCACGTTCGACAGCGGGCACACCGTCAGCGGGATCTGCTCCCGTCGCAGCCGTTCGACCAGCTCCGGGTCCTCCAGGGCGCGGATCCCGTGGTCGATGCGCTGCACCCCGAGCAGGTCCAGCGCTTCCCGCACGTACTCCGGCGGTCCTTCTTCGCCGGCGTGCGCGACCGCGCGCAGCCCGAGCTCGTGGGCTCGCCGGAACACCTCGGTGAACTTCGACGGCGGGTGCCCGACTTCGGCGGAGTCCAGGCCGACGCCGACGATCCGGTCCAAGAACGGCTCGGCGAGGCGCAGCGCTTCGGCGGCGGACTCGGCGGATTCGTCGCGCAGGAAGCACAGGATGAGCGAGGCCGACACCTCGCTGTCGTCGAGCGCCGCGCAGAGCCCGCCGATCACGGTCTCCATCGCGACGCCGCGCTTGAGGTGCGCCTGCGGGTCGAAGAAGATCTCCGCGTGCCGCACGCCGTGGGCGGCGCAGCGGTCCAGGTAGGCGGCGGCCAGGTCGCGGAAGTCCGCGGCGGTGCGCAGCACGGCCATGTTCGCGTAGTAGATGTCCAGGAACGACTGCAGGTCGGCGAACTCGTACTTCGCCCGCAGGTCGGCGACCGACTCGTGCGGCAGCGCGATGTCGTTGCGCCGCGCCAGCGCGAAGACCATCTCGGGTTCGAGGGTGCCTTCGATGTGCACGTGCAGTTCGGCCTTGGGCGGAGTGTTCATCCCGCGAGACTAGCGAGGCGATCGCGCGGGACCGCGGGTCCGGCGGCCGGGGGAGACGGCGCTCACCGTCCGGCTGGCGCGGCCTTCGCCCGCTGGGCGGCGGCCATGACCTCGCGCAGCGCGGTGTTCAACGACTCCAGCTCGCCGATCGGCATTCCGAGGCGTTCGACGATCTGCTGCGGGATCTTCTCGGCTTCCGCGCGCAGCTCGCGGCCTGCGGGGGTCAGCGCCGCGGTCACCAGCCGTTCGTCGCCCGCGCTGCGGCTGCGGGTGAGGTAGCCGACCGATTCGAGCCGTTTGAGCAGCGGCGACAGCGTCGCCGGCTCGGCCTGCACGGTGTGGCTGAGGTCCTTGACCGAGCGCGGATCCGATTCCCACAGCGCCAGCATCACCAGGTATTGCGGGTGGGTCAGGTTCAACGGTTCCAGCAGCGGCCGGTACAGCGCGATCACGCCGCGGGAGGCGACGGACAGCGCGAAGCAGACCTGCCGATCCAGCGCCAGCGGGTCCTCGCCGAGGTCGACCCGGCCCGGGGACTGATCCGCTGGTTCGACGGGGTTCATCACGTTCCTCTCGACAGGCCTGGAACGCACGTTAACATATCGCGTGCATATGATTGGTGCGTTAAACATTCGCGCGTGAGGCCGTCCGCGCGGGCGGCGGGTGGAAGGCGGTGTGCGGTGGCCGAGGCGAAGCGGGTGCGGCCCGACCCGGTGCGCTGGATCTGGTACTCCTTCGGCGGCAAACTGCCGTCGCGCTACGACGAGTGGGTGCTGCACGACGTCACGGCGCGCACCTGGCAGCTGCGCCACGGCGTGCGCAGCCTCGTGCAGATCTCGCCGGGGCTGTTGTTCCTGCTGGTCCCGGGCCCGATGTGGATCAAGGCGATGGCGATCCTCGGCGGCGCGATCCTGGCGGTCTGGTACGGCATGGCCTACGCCGAGTTCACCTGCGAGCACCGCGCCTTCAAGCAGGGCTACCCGCTCGGCATCGCGCGGCAGCGCCGCAAGGAGGCCTCGGAGCAGATGAGCGCGGAGCAGCAGGCCCGCTACGCGGCGCTCTACCGGTCGGAACCGGAGCGCCCCGAGGGCGACGCGAACTGACCGGATCATCCGGTTCCGCGCTCGGTGCCGAATTCCGCGTTCGGCTCGCCAGGATGGTTGCGATGAACCGGAAGCCGTTGTGCCGCAACGGGATACGCTGCCGTCGGGCACCCTCGTCGCACCGGCCGCCGCGGATGATTCATGCTGATGACACCCGTCCACACAGCGAAGTGCCCGGAACGCGGCACCCTGGGACGGTGGTCGATACCGATGCGCCGGAACCGGTGCGCGTCCCGCGGAGCGCTCCGCGAGCGGCGGCCGGGTGGTTCCGGCGGTCCGGACCTCTCCGGCGCCGGAATCGGCCGAAGGCACAGACATGAAGGAAGGCAGCGCCATGACGACGACACTCGGAACCCTGCTCACCGCGATCGTCACCCCGTTCGACGACGAGCTGAAAGTCGATGAGGACGCCTTCGTCGCGCTGCTGCACCACGTCATCGACAGCGGTTCCGACGGCATCGTCGTCTGCGGCACCACCGGCGAGGCGGCGACGCTCACCAACGAGGAGCACCTGCGCCTCGTCGAGATCGCCTGCGCCGAGCGCCCCGAAGGCGTCACGATCCTCGGCTCCACCGGTTCCAACGACACCGCCCAGGCGTGCGCGATGACCGAGCGGGTCACCGAGCTCGGGGTGGACGGCGTGCTGTCGGTGACCCCGTACTACAACCGCCCGAACCGGCGCGGCCTGGTGCGGCACTACGCCGAGATCGCGAACGCCACCGACAAGCCGATCGTGCTCTACAACATCCCGGCCCGGACCGCGACGGACATGCCCAACGACCTGCTCGCCGAGCTCGCGCAGATCGAGCGGGTGGACTACGTCAAGCAGGCCAACGACGACAACCTGGCCCTGGTGGACGGGCTCGGCGTCTACGCGGGCAACAACGAGACGTTCGCCCGCACGCTGGACATGGGCGGTGCGGGCGGCATCGTCGTGGCCAGCCACATCGCGGGCCCGCAGATGCGGCGGATGGTCGAGGAGCCGGAGCACCGCGCGGAGCTCGACGCCTCGCTCAAGGACCTGTACTCGGCGCTGTCGGTGACGACGAACCCGATCCCGGTGAAGGCCGCGCTGAACCTGCTCGGACACCCCGTCGGAGGCCCGCGCCTGCCGCTGGCGGAGGCCGACGAGGCCGAGATCGAGGTGGTCCGCGCAGCCCTCGTCTCCGGCGGCTTCCTGGCCGCCTGACCTACCGCGAACCGAGCGAGCCCCGGACGACCACGTCGTCCGGGGCTCGCTCCGTCCAGAACAACCGCCTCGCGCGCCTGCTCGCGCCGAGCGGAGCAAGCGATTACCTCAGCGTCTGCGTTTCTTGATCCTTGTCTTGTCAGCGGCGGAGCCGCTGAGCAGCGACCCAGCACGCAGCCGCACCACCCGCGGGTTCTCAGCTGCTTCCTCGCGAGGACGGCTTTTTCCCTCGTGGCGGAGCCACTCGGGAAAAAGATCCCGCAGTGAGGAAGCAGCTGAGGTTCCGCCACCCGACCACCCGAGCAACAAGACCAAAGACAGGCTCCTCAGCCCTCGGACTTCTCCGTGATCAGCAGGTCCTCCAGCTCGCGCATCGCGGTGCGGAGGTTGTCGGCGAACGCGTACATGCCGCCCGAGACCGGCAGCGGCGTGCTCAGGTAGATGTGCAGCCGGTCGGGCAGCAGCACGTAGGCCACGCCGATGCACTTCCCGCTCGTGGAGCCGAATCCGAAGTACTGGATGTTCGTCGACGGCGCCGAGCTGGTGCTCAGGTAGTCGTCGCGCATGATGTTCCAGCCCGGCGTGTCGTAGAGCGCCAGCGGTTCGGTCGCGCCCAGCTCGGCGCCGCGGCGGCGCTGGATGAGCTGCAGCTCCCACAGGTGCTGCTCCGGCGCGTCCCCGGCCTGGCACTGCTTGGCCCGCGCCACGTGCTTGTCGGCCGCCGCCCGGAACGCCGCGGTGCGCTTCGCCGCGTCCGCAGCCGGATCGTCCATCGCGGTCACGAACTCGACGATCTCCGGGGTCACCACCCGCATCGCCTCGGTGCGGCCGTGCCGCCACTGCCGGGTCGCGATCGACTCGTAGGTGGCGCCGATGCCCTTGGTGCGCTTGTGGGCGAGCTGGTAGGCCATCTGCACGAACGCGTCCGGGGACATGCCCAGCCGCTTCGCCCGGTCCGAGCCGAAGTCCTCGAACGCGAGGATCTTGTTGGAGGTCTCGGCGGCGAAGGTGGCGAACGCGCCCGCCGCGGCACGCACCTCGGCCCGCAGCGCGTCGTCGAGGGTGAACTCGACGCCCGCGACCTCCGGGGTGCCCTGCGAGCGCGCGCCGGAGTTCGCGGCGTGCTGCTCGGGCGCGGAGTTCAGCAGCGAGTCGACGAAGGTGAGGATCGTGGTGCCGTCCAGGCCGCAGTGCTCCACGTTGATGCCGGCCCGGCCGTCCTCGAAGACGATGAGCGACACGGCCTTGTCGAACCAGCGGTTGCCGCTGTCGCCGTGCAGCAGCTGGTCGCAGGCCTCCTGGGTGTCGGTGGGCGCGAAGTCCTCCAGGCACACGCAGAACAACGCCGATTCCACGGTGTCGAGCTCGTCGGCGTTGCCGAGGTCGAGCAGCCGCTGCCGCGTGCGGGCCCAGTCCGCGCGGGCCTTCGTGGTGAGGTTGCCGACGGCGTCGTCGACGGCGGCGCGGGAGGTTCCGGCCTTGCGGACCTCCTCCAGCCCGGCCGCCAGGTCCGCGAGGTCGTGCGGCGTGCCGTCGGGGGCGATCACGTCGAGGCGGAACAGGTTCCCGCGGAAGAACACCACGATGTGCCGGGCGGGCGACGGCCCGGGGTGGTCGGCGGAGTACGGGGTCCGCACGGTGTCCTGCTGCTCGCCGGGAATCCTGGTGGTGGAGAACAGGAACTTGTTCTGCTCCATCGAGGACGCCTGGCCGCGCTGGATCAGCGGCGGCAGCGACTCGTCGTCGAGGGCCTTCTTGTAGGCCACCGCACCGGCGATGAGCCCCGCGGCGCGGTCGATCTGCCCCAGCTCGGAATCCTGGAACAGGAAGAAGAAGTTCGCGTTCAGCGCGATCCGGTCCCGCCTGCCGAGGTAGCGCGACGGCCAGAACTCGTCGAGCCAGCTGTGCGCGTCCTCGCTCGCGTCGAAGCGCTCCAGGTCGGCGTGCAGCGCGCGGGCCGGGCTCTCGGGGCGCAGGTACTCGGCGACGGCCTGCTCGGTGCGGGCGAGCTCGTCGGCGGTCAGCAGCGGTGCGCACCATTCGAGGAAGCGCGCGCAACTGTTCTCCAGCGTGGGCACCGGCACGCGCGGCAGCCGGTCCTCGTTGCCGAAGGTTCGGGGGGACCATTGCTGTGTGTCGTTCACGGTCATCCTTGCGAAATGGGGGTCGGGTGTTCGGCGGTGCTTCGCGATGTCATTCGCGGGGGCGGGACAAGAACAGTTCCGCGTAGAGCCAGCCCTCGCTTTCCAAGCCGTCCGGGGACACTCCGGCGCCGGCCAGCGTGTCCAGCATCAGGGCCCGTTCTTGCGGCGAGGCGAATCGGCGTTGTTCGAAGGCGCCTTCGACGTGCACGGTTTCGTAGCCTAGCTCCGCGAGGCTCGCGGCCACTTCGGTGAACGGGAACATGCGCAGCACGAAGTGCGCCATCCACGGCTTGCGCGGTCCCGCGGCGTCGGCGATGCGGCGGACGGTGCGTTCCCCGACGTAGCCGAGGCATCCGGTGGACACGACCACGTCTGCGGTGGCGAGCCGCTGTCGCTGCTGCTCGTCCGGTTCCCGCGCCTCCAGGTCGGCGTGCACGACGTCGTCGAGGAACCCGGCGTCGAGCGCGTAGTCCAGGGCGGCCCGCGAGGTGTCGAGGCCGATGAACCGCGCGTCGCGTCCACCGCCGCGCGCCCGCAGCCAATCCCGGTCGCGGGTCAGCATCTCCTCGTGCGCCAGCGCATCGGCGGCCGGGTCGGTGTAGTGCGCGTAGAGCTCGTCCAGCGTCGCGTCGCACTTCAGCAGCGCGGCGTTGATGCCGTAGGAACTGCCGATGTCGACGACCGTCGGCACCGCCACCTGGCGGGCCTGCCGGTATTCGTCGAGGAATTTGCCGAAGTACGGTTTCGCCAGTTGCGGAATCCGGTAGTCGAGCGTCCGCAAGGTGCGGAAGTAATCGCGCGGATCGGGACGGGTGTAGATGTGGTCCAGCGTGACTTTTCCGGTGGAATCGAACTGCACGGGCCGGTGCTCCTCTGCGAGGGGGGACGTGGTCAGTCGAGCAGCGCGTCGCCGCGCACGGCGTTGCCCTCGGCGGCCACGTGCTCGGGCAGGACCCGGCCGAAGATCTGCTTGGTGCGCGAGACGCTGCCGATGACTCC
This window of the Saccharopolyspora gloriosae genome carries:
- a CDS encoding ABC transporter permease, which produces MTALAPAPSRPVVRLRPGLLLAAVAVAFFAAAALWPALVTARDPLAIDLTRVLEPPSWRHPLGTDPSGRDLYARIVHGARDSLLIGVGATALGMSAAVVLGVLSGLSGRFLDGAINRFIEVLFAFPVLLLALLFVAVFGPGPVTLVVAVGVGTAPGYARMIRGQVLAARDSGYVEAATAFGHSYPRVVVQHIFPNAMRPLAVATTLGVGQSIVWASGLAFLGLGAAPPSSEWGALLDAGRAYMTHAWWLEVFPGVAVVGLALSVTALGRALQRRLEGTHHDG
- a CDS encoding dipeptide ABC transporter ATP-binding protein; protein product: MTAEPLLRVEDLRVGFGAREVVRGASFELHAGRCLAVVGESGSGKSVTARTLVGLTGAGSHVSARRLEFAGTDLRGLGDRQWRRIRGRDIGFVLQDALVSLDRLRPVGREVAEALSLHGRGNRAQRAERVHALLEEVGVPEPRVRARQLPHELSGGLRQRVLIAQAIALDPALLIADEPTTALDATVQVRILDLLAERKRAGQGLILVSHDLAVVSRLADEVAVIRQGEIVEQGPVGEVLGAPRHEYTKALLDAVPSNHPKGTLLSPHPDRPAGTVLPDRGTTRTQAPVLRASGLVKRFRGPDRRVRTAVDDVSFELRAGETLGVVGESGSGKTTTARMALALEAPDEGTVELLDGPWTTLSPRRRRPLRKRITVIYQDPLSSFDPRWSVEHVLRDSLDPAEFSTSRARSRRVGELLEQVGLGDEHRRRRPLHLSGGQRQRVAIARALAPRPSVIVCDEPVSALDVSIQAQVLDLLTTVQAELGVAYLFISHDLGVVHHMSDHVLVMKDGRVVEQGPEEEVFTAPRDPYTRSLLNALPALPPRREPAVL
- a CDS encoding sensor domain-containing protein → MEVDPVAEHSIGPELDREFLDLALTANGAVRWSLSLKDDTITWTRGMDALLGVPGESDEALRDRLVDLIAPMAVSARASAAWHDLDLEQPLGDDDAGEPRFIHFHARRFRDHDAGDHLIGVAADVTRVHQDRQTLTDLADRYRLLVELSPDAICVHQDGLVRYANSATLSILGIDSPERVIGRPITDFVETRSVPKMNERLRSLTLPGSRTKPAEADLNRFDGTTVPVEVVSVLTTWEGRPALQVILRDITDKKAAEASLRYQAALVQHVSNAIIAIDHDAVVTSWNPAAEAVYGISAKHALGRPVEELVGAALRPAELLATGGVSEALHRRGDGSALVVRVSAAEMDGGYVLVCADETARRHAERTFATVIDALDEGVLVINPTAIVESANPAAQRILGAQPTEIVGVNADAWPMFDENGDRVTEQTRPSATTLRTGQPVNSRVLRVQRGDGQSVWLAVTARALNPDDRPPYRVLVSFSDITESRAARERLEHEATHDPLTGLANRTLVLRHLDAAVNSPHREQALTVLFVDLDNFKIVNDSLGHGVGDEVLRNIGQRLVRATDDREFVGRLGGDEFVIATQNPFDQEELSVRADQLLRTLTEPTHVEGIRLHVDASIGIVVSRPGDTRSAQDLLRDADVAMYRAKAQGRGRYTFFDVELRERVQRHMLLEQDLRHAVSQQQLWVAYQPVVDLKSEQVIGAEGLLRWTHPEHGSISPAEFIPLAEESDLINEIGEFMLRTVTREFAELRREHGAALQINANLSPRQLGAPRLHDIVRNALDDAGMPPEALCLEVTENALMQDATSAVRALRDLRKLGAFLAIDDFGTGYSSLAQLRRLPLDTLKIDRSFVSDLGESEDVQAIVTSIVAMAHAVGLSVVGEGVETAEQLEILQRIGCDLGQGFLFGKPAPLNDFASLRSIASR
- a CDS encoding beta-ketoacyl synthase N-terminal-like domain-containing protein, which encodes MISQHSEIEIGGIGAVTGYGWGREALWEGLAASELAASLVDGHGPDQDRPAWVARVPEGGDPADGPSRFARSMRAAAREAISDAEDRGWTPGRRVGLLHAVVLGEVDLWREFYQAREGRVTIREYLALMPSTPMSTFMKEFGFHGPAMNVSAMCASGNAGLLTAKAWLDAGIVDDVVFVATDLSASPENLLHFERLGVTITDTEPLDACRPFQEGSRGFIMGEASVGMVLSRGLSTPYAQVLGGAMSHDAHHVTSIEPSLTEVTGCVADALDNSGVKGGDIRYLNAHGPGTAQCDRAEARFCEDLLAAETEIYSVKPLVGHCQGAASAVEVAVAALGYRHGFIPAPPRRAPGNPRLLDGPTPLTGGLTLKSSIGMGGHNSAVVLAPPQ